Proteins co-encoded in one Kocuria flava genomic window:
- a CDS encoding enoyl-CoA hydratase/isomerase family protein gives MIDLTIDGAVAEVVLNAPQKMNALDETALAELGEAYAEAERAGVRALVLRGEGRGFCAGRDISGVEPATDDAYGYLAGRVTPLLRTMSRFPAPTFAAVQGACLGVGLGLAIATDVVYVAENAKIGSPFANLGATLDSGGHALFTERLGAHRTLDLIYTAELMSGAEAVRSGLFSRAVPAEELLEFTRARAAAVAEGATGAFLASRELVAQIRDERIGLWESVENENRVQGELCRSADYAEGFAAFQQKRKPQFTGARPAAH, from the coding sequence GTGATCGACCTGACCATCGACGGCGCCGTGGCGGAGGTGGTGCTGAACGCGCCGCAGAAGATGAACGCCCTGGACGAGACCGCCCTCGCCGAGCTGGGCGAGGCCTACGCCGAGGCCGAGCGCGCCGGGGTGCGCGCCCTGGTGCTGCGCGGCGAGGGCCGCGGCTTCTGCGCCGGCCGGGACATCTCCGGGGTCGAGCCCGCCACCGACGACGCCTACGGCTACCTCGCCGGCAGGGTCACCCCGCTGCTGCGCACCATGAGCCGCTTCCCGGCCCCGACCTTCGCCGCCGTGCAGGGCGCGTGCCTCGGCGTGGGCCTGGGCCTGGCCATCGCCACCGACGTGGTCTACGTGGCGGAGAACGCCAAGATCGGCTCCCCCTTCGCCAACCTCGGGGCGACCCTCGACTCCGGCGGCCACGCCCTGTTCACCGAGCGGCTCGGCGCCCACCGCACGCTCGACCTGATCTACACCGCGGAGCTGATGAGCGGGGCCGAGGCCGTGCGCTCCGGCCTGTTCAGCCGCGCCGTGCCCGCCGAGGAGCTGCTCGAGTTCACCCGGGCCCGGGCCGCCGCCGTGGCCGAGGGCGCGACCGGAGCGTTCCTCGCCTCCCGCGAGCTCGTCGCCCAGATCCGCGACGAGCGGATCGGGCTGTGGGAGTCGGTGGAGAACGAGAACCGGGTGCAGGGCGAGCTGTGCCGCAGCGCGGACTACGCCGAGGGCTTCGCGGCGTTCCAGCAGAAGCGCAAGCCGCAGTTCACGGGTGCCCGCCCCGCCGCGCACTGA
- a CDS encoding M13 family metallopeptidase — translation MTDTATSSVFDLSGFDRSVRPQDDLYRHVNGAWLARTEIPDDKPSVGAFIELRDQAEAAVRELITTARAGDPQEVESKIANLYASFMDEERIEALGAEPLAADLAEVDAVTDVPGLVRHLGRMIRRGIGGLVEIDVDSDPGDPERYLAFVGQSGLGLPDEEYYRDDQHAPVRAEYLAHVEQMLALAGVEDAGEQARAVVDLETRIAAHHWDKVTVRDLTKMYNPMAFEELAGTTTALDWALLAEGAELPVSALATVVNAQPTFFTGVEELLDEQLLDAWRAWARWHLVSARAPWLSAEFVEADFAFYGTVLSGTPRLKDRWKRGVELVNGVLGEAVGELYVAAHFSPTAKERMDELVANLLEAYRISITELDWMTEPTRQEALKKLSQFTPKIGYPEKWKDYSALEIRPDDLVGNLVRTRAFRLAELVRKAGNPVERHEWLMTPQTVNAYYHPLRNEIVFPAAILQPPFFDEHADDAVNYGAIGAVIGHEIGHGFDDKGSTCDGDGRLRNWWSDEDRRAFEERTAALVRQFDDLVPAQFGDDGPSVNGELTLGENIGDLGGLSIAHRAWELSRDSAFGAGELVDGYTPAQRLFLSWAYVWQQKSRDEALRQRIATDPHSPNEFRANQTLRNVPAFYEAFGLTDADELWLPEAERVRIW, via the coding sequence ATGACTGATACGGCGACCTCCTCGGTGTTCGACCTCTCGGGCTTCGACCGCTCCGTGCGGCCGCAGGACGACCTCTACCGCCACGTCAACGGCGCGTGGCTGGCCCGCACCGAGATCCCCGACGACAAGCCCTCGGTGGGGGCCTTCATCGAGCTGCGCGACCAGGCCGAGGCCGCGGTGCGCGAGCTGATCACGACCGCCCGCGCCGGGGACCCGCAGGAGGTCGAGTCGAAGATCGCGAACCTCTACGCGTCCTTCATGGACGAGGAGCGCATCGAGGCCCTCGGCGCCGAGCCGCTGGCCGCGGACCTCGCCGAGGTCGACGCCGTCACCGACGTCCCGGGCCTCGTGCGCCACCTGGGCCGGATGATCCGCCGCGGGATCGGCGGGCTGGTCGAGATCGACGTCGACTCCGACCCGGGCGACCCGGAGCGCTACCTGGCCTTCGTCGGCCAGTCCGGGCTGGGCCTGCCGGACGAGGAGTACTACCGGGACGACCAGCACGCGCCCGTGCGCGCGGAGTACCTCGCCCACGTGGAGCAGATGCTCGCCCTGGCCGGGGTCGAGGACGCCGGGGAGCAGGCCCGGGCGGTCGTGGACCTCGAGACCCGCATCGCCGCCCACCACTGGGACAAGGTCACCGTGCGGGACCTGACGAAGATGTACAACCCCATGGCCTTCGAGGAGCTCGCGGGCACGACGACGGCGCTGGACTGGGCGCTGCTGGCCGAGGGCGCCGAGCTGCCCGTGTCCGCGCTGGCGACCGTCGTCAACGCCCAGCCCACCTTCTTCACCGGCGTGGAGGAGCTGCTGGACGAGCAGCTGCTGGACGCCTGGCGCGCCTGGGCCCGCTGGCACCTCGTCTCGGCCCGGGCGCCGTGGCTGTCCGCGGAGTTCGTCGAGGCCGACTTCGCGTTCTACGGCACCGTCCTCTCCGGCACGCCCCGCCTGAAGGACCGGTGGAAGCGCGGCGTGGAGCTCGTCAACGGCGTGCTGGGCGAGGCGGTGGGCGAGCTCTACGTCGCCGCGCACTTCTCCCCCACCGCGAAGGAGCGGATGGACGAGCTGGTCGCGAACCTGCTGGAGGCCTACCGGATCTCCATCACGGAGCTGGACTGGATGACGGAGCCGACCCGGCAGGAGGCGCTGAAGAAGCTCTCGCAGTTCACCCCGAAGATCGGCTACCCCGAGAAGTGGAAGGACTACTCCGCCCTGGAGATCCGTCCCGACGACCTCGTGGGCAACCTCGTGCGCACCCGCGCGTTCCGGCTCGCGGAGCTCGTGCGCAAGGCCGGCAACCCGGTGGAGAGGCACGAGTGGCTGATGACCCCGCAGACGGTCAACGCCTACTACCACCCGCTGCGCAACGAGATCGTCTTCCCGGCGGCGATCCTGCAGCCGCCGTTCTTCGACGAGCACGCCGACGACGCCGTGAACTACGGGGCGATCGGCGCGGTGATCGGCCACGAGATCGGCCACGGCTTCGACGACAAGGGCTCGACCTGCGACGGCGACGGCCGGCTGCGCAACTGGTGGTCGGACGAGGACCGCCGCGCCTTCGAGGAGCGCACCGCGGCGCTCGTGCGCCAGTTCGACGACCTCGTCCCCGCCCAGTTCGGGGACGACGGCCCGTCGGTCAACGGGGAGCTGACCCTGGGCGAGAACATCGGCGACCTCGGCGGGCTGTCGATCGCCCACCGGGCGTGGGAGCTCTCCCGGGACAGCGCCTTCGGGGCGGGCGAGCTGGTCGACGGCTACACCCCGGCCCAGCGGCTCTTCCTGTCCTGGGCCTACGTGTGGCAGCAGAAGTCCCGCGACGAGGCCCTGCGCCAGCGCATCGCCACGGACCCGCACTCCCCCAACGAGTTCCGGGCCAACCAGACGCTGCGCAACGTCCCGGCCTTCTACGAGGCCTTCGGGCTCACGGACGCGGACGAGCTGTGGCTGCCCGAGGCCGAGCGCGTGCGCATCTGGTGA
- a CDS encoding carbon-nitrogen hydrolase family protein — protein sequence MKIAVGQFAPTADTARNLETMARQAEEAAAAGAGLIVFPEEAMLAERLIGEDFAVRVLEGWSGFVQQLSFLAARTRIAVLAGGYETSADGRPYNTLVTVGADGAILGTYRKLHLYDAFSHRESDRIRPGDRGVTVVPVGELRVGMITCYDLRFPEVCRAVVDAGAEVLAVPAAWFAGEHKVDHWQALLKARAIENTVWVVAADTCSEHTIGRSAVLDPLGVVVAEAGEEETVLCAEVDRARIDEVREVVPVLANRRFAPNAAISDPAGEVPAAGTEERS from the coding sequence GTGAAGATCGCCGTCGGACAGTTCGCGCCCACCGCGGACACGGCCCGCAACCTGGAGACGATGGCCCGCCAGGCCGAGGAGGCCGCCGCCGCCGGGGCGGGGCTGATCGTCTTCCCCGAGGAGGCGATGCTCGCCGAGCGGCTGATCGGCGAGGACTTCGCCGTGCGGGTCCTGGAGGGCTGGTCGGGGTTCGTCCAGCAGCTGTCCTTCCTGGCCGCGCGCACGCGCATCGCGGTGCTCGCCGGCGGCTACGAGACCTCCGCGGACGGGCGGCCCTACAACACGCTCGTGACCGTGGGCGCCGACGGCGCGATCCTGGGCACCTACCGCAAGCTCCACCTCTACGACGCGTTCAGCCACCGGGAGTCCGACCGCATCCGCCCCGGGGACAGGGGCGTGACCGTCGTGCCGGTGGGCGAGCTGCGGGTCGGGATGATCACCTGCTACGACCTGCGCTTCCCGGAGGTCTGCCGGGCGGTCGTCGACGCCGGGGCCGAGGTGCTCGCCGTGCCCGCCGCCTGGTTCGCCGGGGAGCACAAGGTCGACCACTGGCAGGCGCTGCTGAAGGCGCGGGCGATCGAGAACACCGTGTGGGTCGTCGCCGCCGACACCTGCTCGGAGCACACGATCGGGCGCTCGGCGGTGCTCGACCCGCTCGGGGTCGTCGTGGCCGAGGCGGGGGAGGAGGAGACCGTGCTGTGCGCCGAGGTCGACCGGGCCCGCATCGACGAGGTGCGGGAGGTCGTGCCCGTGCTCGCCAACCGCCGCTTCGCGCCCAACGCGGCCATCAGCGACCCCGCCGGGGAGGTCCCGGCCGCCGGGACGGAGGAGCGGTCGTGA
- a CDS encoding YidH family protein, whose product MVPLPRSPRGHGTEEGAQDVDGTTTQEPHEPPWRGRLTERVLGGGEDPDPRFTLANERTFLAWIRTSLAFLAGGIAIEAFTGELFDEPVRTFLAVVLLLLSMLVSAGATFRWIGVERSMRRQAPLPLPLIAPLLAVGGAVAAGVLVVVVLQA is encoded by the coding sequence ATGGTGCCGCTGCCGCGCTCCCCCCGCGGCCACGGCACCGAGGAGGGCGCACAGGACGTGGACGGGACGACGACGCAGGAACCGCACGAGCCCCCGTGGCGGGGACGGCTCACCGAGCGCGTGCTGGGCGGCGGGGAGGACCCGGACCCGCGGTTCACGCTGGCCAACGAGCGGACCTTCCTCGCGTGGATCCGCACGTCGCTGGCCTTCCTCGCCGGCGGCATCGCGATCGAGGCGTTCACCGGCGAGCTCTTCGACGAGCCGGTCCGCACGTTCCTCGCCGTGGTCCTGCTGTTGCTGAGCATGCTCGTCAGCGCGGGGGCGACGTTCCGCTGGATCGGCGTCGAGCGCAGCATGCGCCGGCAGGCGCCGCTGCCGCTGCCCCTCATCGCGCCGCTGCTGGCCGTGGGCGGGGCGGTCGCGGCGGGGGTGCTCGTCGTCGTCGTCCTGCAGGCCTGA
- a CDS encoding DUF202 domain-containing protein gives MAAARRGRLPARPHRDPGLQPERTTMAWGRTLMSLVVVAAVFLRWLPHHGPFVLVLFALACLSAGTIYLTQRPRYARGARGIARERAEPEVTAVLATSVAVLALASLGIWVVLVLV, from the coding sequence GTGGCCGCCGCACGCCGCGGGCGGCTCCCGGCCCGGCCGCACCGCGACCCCGGGCTGCAGCCCGAGCGCACCACGATGGCCTGGGGGCGCACCCTGATGTCCCTCGTGGTGGTCGCGGCGGTGTTCCTGCGCTGGCTCCCCCACCACGGGCCGTTCGTGCTCGTGCTCTTCGCCCTCGCGTGCCTGAGCGCCGGGACCATCTACCTCACCCAGCGGCCCCGCTACGCGCGCGGGGCCCGGGGCATCGCCCGGGAGCGGGCCGAGCCGGAGGTCACCGCGGTGCTGGCGACCTCCGTGGCGGTGCTCGCCCTCGCCTCGCTGGGGATCTGGGTCGTGCTCGTGCTGGTCTGA